The DNA segment GATCCGGCGATGCCGACGCTCCGTAGGCTGCTGCATAATCTTCCTCCTTCTGGTTATCGCGCTGAATGGCGGTAAAACTACACGCGCTCCTCGGTCCAAATCGAGTTCCGGCCGAAAGACCTTCGGGACTGAGGTTGCGACAAGTATGCCAAGAACTCGGCTCCGTGAGGACGACAACGCAACCTCTTGAATTCTCTTACTGCATGTAGCCACACGGTCTCTTTCAAACGAACCCTAACTATCCCCGGTAGCGGAGAAGTCTGACATGCTGTCACAGAGTCATGCCTTTAGGCCGGACAGTTTGTCGCGGAAGACGCGGTCCGCCGCGTCAGGCCTTACCAACAGATCGGGGGAAGGAATGCATATGAAGGGAGCTCTTTCTGCACTCGTTCAGGTCTGGCAGGTCAATGCCAATCCCATTCGGGTCCCCTTCCGTACGAATCAGCGGCACGCAGCAGATCCGAGACCGCTAACAAGTCGGGGGCAGGAACCGGTAGCAATCTGGCAAGCGGGAGGCTCCCGTGAGAACGTGACTCACGACGGTACCGATCGCGGCAGCATCTGATGGCTTGGGTTCGACGAACTGCACGCCCATGCCACACATGGCACCCGGTCCCGTCTCCCCGGCGCGCGCCCACGTGACCCGCGCCAGGACTGTAAGAGATTGGGATAGGCCCGAGGGCGTAAAGTGGAGAATGACCTCTGTCTCCGGCGGGGCCGGGTGCTCGGTTCCTATGAACATCCCGCCCTGGCTCAGGTCGAGGCAGGTCCCATGAGCCCTCGTCCCTGCTTGTGTGTATTCTACGTCAAATTGGACCTGGGCTCGGGGATGGGCCCGCCTTTCGGGCTGAGATGCCCATTGCCGGACCAAGGAGGCGTCGACCGGTTGCTCGAAGGCCACCCCATGAGGAAAGGCGGTCCCTATCTGGGTCGGCGTATCTCGGCCAACCCAGACGATTCGTCCGCGCAGTGGATCTCCCTTATTATCGACCCGGACCAACACGGTACTCCCGACCGGAAGGGTTTCGGACAGCAGGATCTGGAGTCCACCGGCACTAACGTTTCGGGTATTGCCGACAAGCAATCTCGGATGGGGTCGCTCGGGGCTCAGAATGGTGCATTCAACGGGGAGGTAGCGTCCAAAGCGCAGGTGGCGTCGCAACATTATTTTTGTAGACTGAGACATCCGGTCCTCCTACTGATCGCCGTCACTTCCTATAGAACTGCAACGCAACCTTCGTGCCAAGATCGGTTGCCGCAACTTGCGAAATTTTAAGGGATTGTGAAAGCAGGCCTCTGTCTCGCGGCGGCGATTATTGGGCGGCTGCCGGGAAATAGCCAGCGAACCTTCGTCCGATCCACTGGATCGCCGGGGATATACGCTTAGCGCGTGCCTACTCTGGCGCCGTGGGGGACACTAAACCGATTTCCCGAAGGGGTATGCACGGAGCCAGGCAGGGGTCTTGCTCTCGGGCCGAAGGTATCGTGGCAAAGCTGGAGACTGTTGCACTTGTGCCGTTCCAACTATTTGTGCCAACTTTCTCGCTGCACTCGATCACGACCCTTGCAACAAGGCAGGCTGCTCAAAATCGGCCCCTCGATCTTCCTCGGGGTGGTGAGCGGTTCGGCTGAGCTCACCGTCGAAGCCTTGTCGAACCACTTATCAAGTTGGAACGGCACTAGTCGGCACAGGATGAAGTGCTCGACGGGCCGCCGTCGAATCAACGCTTGAGGACTCAGTCCTTGAGGGTTGGACTCGACCTTATGGGCTAAGAGCTGCTCCTCTCCGCTCGCGCCTGCGTGAGAAGAACAGAAACGACGTCAGGCCGAACACGACCAACCCGCTCCCTCCAAGGAGGAAGGAGACCATGTCTGGACCGATATCGAAGCCGAAGGGCACCCCCACCAGTATGGCGCCCAAGAGGGCGATGGTTAGGCAGATCAGGCGGGCCGGTCGTCCCCGTTTGACCCGTCCGATGCCCAAGCCTTCCCATGATGAGGTTCGCGGAATGGGGATTTCACGTGCGGCGATCGCCGCACGAAGCCATCGCCATGCCGCGCCGAGGGACGGAGACATCCTCAAAAGAGCGGCCCGAGCACGCCGGAGGTTACGACCCTGGACCCGTTCGGCAAGTCCA comes from the Candidatus Methylomirabilota bacterium genome and includes:
- a CDS encoding PilZ domain-containing protein codes for the protein MSQSTKIMLRRHLRFGRYLPVECTILSPERPHPRLLVGNTRNVSAGGLQILLSETLPVGSTVLVRVDNKGDPLRGRIVWVGRDTPTQIGTAFPHGVAFEQPVDASLVRQWASQPERRAHPRAQVQFDVEYTQAGTRAHGTCLDLSQGGMFIGTEHPAPPETEVILHFTPSGLSQSLTVLARVTWARAGETGPGAMCGMGVQFVEPKPSDAAAIGTVVSHVLTGASRLPDCYRFLPPTC